TTGACGGTCTCGCCGCGGTACCCGTCGGGCACGCCGACGACGGCCGCCTCGCGCACCGCCGGGTGCGTGTACAGCACGTCCTCGACCTCGCGCGGCCACACCTTGAAGCCGGACGCGTTGATCATGTCCTTCTTGCGGTCGACGACGTACAGCCAGCCCTGGGGATCCATGAAGCCGACGTCGCCGGTACGCAGTTCCCCGTCGGGGAAGGTCTCGGCGGTGGCCTCCGGGCGCCGCCAGTAGCCGGGGACGACCTGCGGCCCTCGTACGACGATCTCTCCCTGCTCGCCGAAGGGCACCTCCCGGCCCTGGTCGTCGAGGATCCGGACGACCGTGTCGGGGCCGGGCACGCCCACCGCCAGCGTCCCGGAGGCCGGGTCGACGGGTGCTTCCAGGCCGGGCGGCACGGAGGCGCAGGGGGCGGTGCACTCGGTCAGCCCGTAGCCGTTGCGGATGTACGGCCCGAAGCCGGCCCGGAACTTCTCCACCAGGGCGGGCGGCAGCGGCGCGCCGCCCGAGGAGATGTTGGCGAAGGACGAGAAGTGGTCCGGCGTGACGGACGGGTGGGCGGCCAGCGCAATGAAGGCGGTCGACGGGCCGACCGTGTAGTGGGGCCGGTGCTCGGCGAACGCGTCCAGCACCACGCCCGCCTCGAAGCGGTACGCCAGGACCAGCGTGCCCGCGCTGTTCAGGCAGGCGCCGAGCTGGCAGACCATGCCGGTGATGTGGAACAGCGGCGCCATCGCGAAGTAGACGGGCGCCTCGGGCAGGGCCAGCCCGGTCCGCTGCCGCTCGGCGTTGTGCATGATGTTGCCGTGCGTGTTGGTGGCGCCCTTGGGGGCGCCGCTGGTGCCCGAGGTGTAGCTGATCAGCGCGATGTCGTGCGGGCCTGCGTCACTGCCCTCCGGCGCCTTGTGACCCGCGCGGGCCACGGTCGCCAGGTCGTCGGCGTCCTCGGCATGCGGGAGCCGCTCGAAGGTCAGCACGCGCGCGTCGTCACGAGTCTGGAAATCCAACTCGCAGCCGGTGAGCACGATCCGCACCGGAGAGTCGGCGGCCGTGTCGCGCAGATACGACTCCCAGGCGCGGTCGGAGCAGATCAGCGCGGCCACCTCGCCGTCCCGCAGGACGTGGCCGACCTCCCCCGACTTGTACATGGGGTTGACCGGCACGACGGTCGCCCCCGCCTTCCAGGCGCCGAGCACGGCGAGCACGAAGTGCGGGGAGTTCTGCAGCAGGACCGCCACCCGGTCGCCGCGCTCCAGTCCACGGGCGGCGAGGTGACCGGCGACGGAGTCGCTCAGCTCGTCGACCTCGCGGTAGGTCAGGCGGCCGTCGAAGTAGGCGAGGAAGGTGCGGTCCGGGGTCTCGGCGACGGCCCGGCGCAGGGCGTGCACGAGGGAGTCGGCGGGGTCGATCGGGGCGCGCTGGGCATCGTCGAGCAGGGCCAGCCAGGGCTTGGCGGCGTAACGGGAGTCGGTCACCGGGTCGTCTCCCACTTCTGCTGGATGTGGTTCATGTTCGTCAGCCAGCGATCGGGGTCGGTGGCCCTGGCCTGGTAGAACCCGGCGACCTCGGGGTGCGGCAGGATCAGGAAGCGGTCCTCCTCGATGCCCCTGAAGAGGGCGTCCGCCACGTCGTCCGGCTCGATGGCGGTCGGCTGGAGCACCAGGTCGCCCGCGCTGCCGGTGGCCGCCAGCATGTCGGTGCGCACGCCCTGCGGACAGATCGCGTGCACCTTCAGACCGCGGTGCCGGTACGTCAGCGACAGCCACTCGGCGAAGGCGTAGGCGCCGTGCTTGGTGACGCCGTAGGGCGCCGCGCCGATCATCGTGAGCAGCCCGGCGGCCGAGACGGTGGACACGAAGCGGCCGCTGCCGCGCTCCAGCCAGCCCGGGAGCAGTTCGTGGGCCGCGCGCACGTGGGCCATGACGTTGACGTCCCAGGAGGCCGCCCAGACCTTCTCGTCGAGCGGCGCGGCGGTGTCCCCGCCCTCGA
The nucleotide sequence above comes from Streptomyces sp. NL15-2K. Encoded proteins:
- a CDS encoding AMP-binding protein — translated: MTDSRYAAKPWLALLDDAQRAPIDPADSLVHALRRAVAETPDRTFLAYFDGRLTYREVDELSDSVAGHLAARGLERGDRVAVLLQNSPHFVLAVLGAWKAGATVVPVNPMYKSGEVGHVLRDGEVAALICSDRAWESYLRDTAADSPVRIVLTGCELDFQTRDDARVLTFERLPHAEDADDLATVARAGHKAPEGSDAGPHDIALISYTSGTSGAPKGATNTHGNIMHNAERQRTGLALPEAPVYFAMAPLFHITGMVCQLGACLNSAGTLVLAYRFEAGVVLDAFAEHRPHYTVGPSTAFIALAAHPSVTPDHFSSFANISSGGAPLPPALVEKFRAGFGPYIRNGYGLTECTAPCASVPPGLEAPVDPASGTLAVGVPGPDTVVRILDDQGREVPFGEQGEIVVRGPQVVPGYWRRPEATAETFPDGELRTGDVGFMDPQGWLYVVDRKKDMINASGFKVWPREVEDVLYTHPAVREAAVVGVPDGYRGETVKAYISLRPGAETDPDTLAAYCKDRLAAYKSPRQVEVLPDLPKTASGKILRRELRSRTHDDKRQQQ
- a CDS encoding SDR family oxidoreductase, which translates into the protein MVEAVQGAGVVVTGAGGGIGAALARRFAGEGARVVVNDLDAGRARAVAEEIGGIAVPGDASAIVAEAREALGGTVDVYCANAGVAFEGGDTAAPLDEKVWAASWDVNVMAHVRAAHELLPGWLERGSGRFVSTVSAAGLLTMIGAAPYGVTKHGAYAFAEWLSLTYRHRGLKVHAICPQGVRTDMLAATGSAGDLVLQPTAIEPDDVADALFRGIEEDRFLILPHPEVAGFYQARATDPDRWLTNMNHIQQKWETTR